The Brassica napus cultivar Da-Ae chromosome C7, Da-Ae, whole genome shotgun sequence genome has a segment encoding these proteins:
- the LOC106425627 gene encoding extensin-like, with amino-acid sequence MKSSMFLVAAAFLCLVIFPTITLGKDLRFWPNPIKGWPHPSNTYRNLMLTSTSHKFNYGDSKVWKCTHSNGSAPAISISISPSTPSASPPAPKTSPPPPTPYPPPPTPKISPPPPTPSPKMSPPQPTPSPPTPTPKISPQPRPTTAPSLSTPKMSSLPPTPSPLPTPKISSPPPTPSLAAPTPMKSPSPPPPTPKMSSLPPILSPLPAPKISPQPPTPSLATPTPKKSPSPPPPTPSLPPPTPKKSPSPSPPSGGDESSSPSEPSNPPPEHHHHQSPLEHFGSCVRNMGPVGECRGQMAFSFYTRMFQVSDYCCNLVVNMKNECEDAIWGYFTDPYFVSLVRFTCHIMY; translated from the coding sequence ATGAAAAGCTCCATGTTCCTCGTGGCAGCAGCTTTCCTCTGCCTCGTAATTTTTCCGACCATAACCTTAGGAAAAGACCTGAGATTCTGGCCAAACCCCATCAAAGGATGGCCACATCCGTCGAATACCTACAGAAACTTAATGTTAACGAGCACTTCCCATAAATTCAACTATGGAGATTCCAAAGTCTGGAAGTGTACTCATAGCAACGGATCTGCTCCAGCCATTTCCATTTCCATTTCTCCGTCAACACCGTCAGCTTCGCCTCCAGCTCCCAAAACGTCTCCTCCTCCACCGACACCatatcctcctcctccaactccCAAAATATCTCCACCGCCGCCTACACCATCTCCCAAAATGTCTCCACCGCAGCCAACACCATCTCCTCCAACTCCAACTCCCAAAATATCTCCACAGCCAAGACCAACAACTGCACCTTCGCTTTCAACACCCAAAATGTCTTCGCTGCCACCTACACCATCTCCTCTTCCAACTCCCAAAATATCTTCACCCCCACCAACACCGTCTCTTGCGGCTCCAACTCCAATGAAGTCTCCATCTCCACCGCCGCCAACACCCAAAATGTCTTCGCTGCCACCTATACTATCTCCTCTTCCAGCTCCCAAAATATCTCCACAGCCGCCTACACCGTCTCTTGCGACTCCAACTCCAAAGAAGTCTCCATCTCCACCGCCACCAACACCATCTCTTCCGCCTCCAACTCCCAAGAAGTCTCCATCTCCTTCGCCACCAAGCGGTGGTGATGAGTCATCCTCTCCTAGCGAGCCATCAAATCCACCTCCGGAACATCATCACCATCAGAGTCCATTGGAACACTTTGGAAGTTGTGTGAGAAACATGGGACCTGTTGGAGAATGTCGTGGGCAGATGGCGTTTAGTTTCTACACGAGGATGTTTCAAGTCAGTGACTATTGTTGCAATCTTGTCGTCAACATGAAAAATGAATGCGAAGATGCCATTTGGGGATATTTCACCGATCCCTACTTTGTTTCTCTAGTTCGTTTCACTTGTCACATCAtgtactaa
- the LOC106425647 gene encoding nodulation protein H gives MAEFICLFGKDSASIVIKQPKKSPLFLRMIVLVFAMVCGLYICSVCLKQFSLQSSQLVPNPVDSHSSHVITRIHYPKPQTFNRAECGHNPVRFFAILSMQRSGSGWFETLLNSHDNVSSNGEIFSVMDRRKNVSSIVETLDRETLDRVYNLDWFTSASKNECSAAIGFKWMLNQGLLANHVEIVDYFNRRGVSAIFLFRRNPLRRMVSLLANSYDRYAKLLNGTHKSHVHSPEEADALSRYKPVINSTSLIHDLQETESLAAKALEYFNTTRHMVVLYEDLITNPTKLKQVQEFLSIPVKDLSSRQVKIHRGDLSDHIKNWEDVNKTLNGTEYEKFLRADY, from the exons ATGGCGGAGTTTATCTGTTTATTCGGAAAg GACAGTGCATCGATTGTAATAAAGCAACCAAAGAAGTCACCTCTGTTCTTAAGAATGATAGTCTTAGTGTTTGCAATGGTCTGTGGTCTCTACATTTGCTCTGTTTGCTTAAAACAGTTTAGTCTCCAAAGCTCCCAGCTTGTTCCAAATCCTGTTGATTCTCACTCATCACACGTTATCACTCGGATTCATTACCCAAAGCCACAGACTTTTAATCG AGCTGAATGTGGGCACAATCCAGTGAGGTTCTTTGCGATACTCTCGATGCAGAGATCAGGAAGCGGTTGGTTCGAAACGTTGCTGAACAGCCACGACAACGTGAGTTCCAACGGAGAGATCTTCTCGGTTATGGATCGAAGAAAGAACGTGTCTTCGATCGTCGAGACTCTCGATAGAGAGACTCTCGATAGAGTTTATAATCTCGATTGGTTCACGAGCGCTTCGAAGAACGAATGCTCTGCTGCGATTGGGTTCAAATGGATGCTTAACCAAGGCTTGTTGGCTAACCATGTGGAGATTGTGGATTACTTTAACCGGAGAGGCGTCTCGGCTATATTCTTGTTCAGAAGGAATCCTCTGAGAAGAATGGTTTCTCTGTTGGCAAACTCTTATGACCGTTACGCTAAGCTGTTGAATGGAACTCACAAGTCTCATGTTCATTCTCCTGAAGAG GCAGATGCACTTTCTAGGTACAAGCCTGTTATTAACTCGACATCATTGATCCATGATTTACAAGAAACAGAGAGTTTAGCGGCAAAGGCTTTGGAGTATTTCAATACCACTCGTCATATGGTTGTTTTGTATGAAGATCTGATAACAAATCCAACG AAGTTGAAGCAAGTTCAGGAGTTTTTGAGCATTCCTGTGAAGGATTTGTCAAGCAGACAGGTGAAAATACACAGAGGAGATTTGTCGGATCATATCAAGAATTGGGAAGATGTAAACAAGACATTGAATGGGACCGAGTACGAGAAGTTTCTAAGAGCAGATTACTAG
- the LOC106404469 gene encoding protein POLLENLESS 3-like, translating to MLAPLHDSHWRALCLEPDKNKQCNLAICLMRMGRIPEAKSLIDAVRDSSAEIEFGDEPFTKSYDRAVEMLAEVESKDPEDGLSDKFYAGCSFANETMKENKAPRNANRNHSHVPPSPASVRQT from the exons ATGTTGGCTCCTCTCCACGATTCACACTg GAGAGCTTTGTGTTTGGAGCCAGACAAAAACAAACAGTGCAACCTGGCCATCTGCTTGATGCGTATGGGTCGAATCCCAGAAGCTAAATCTCTGATTGATGCTGTGAGAGATTCTTCTGCAGAGATTGAGTTCGGAGATGAACCGTTCACGAAGTCTTACGACAGAGCCGTTGAGATGTTAGCAGAAGTGGAATCTAAAGATCCAGAAGATGGTCTTTCGGATAAGTTCTATGCGGGATGTTCATTTGCAAACGAAACAATGAAGGAAAACAAAGCTCCTCGGAATGCAAACAGGAACCACTCGCATGTTCCTCCTTCTCCAGCATCTGTTAGACAAACGTGA
- the LOC125590338 gene encoding tubulin beta-3 chain-like: protein MSGVTCCLCFPGQLNSDHRKLAVNLIPFPRLHFFMVGFVLLTSRGSQQYSAFSVPELTQQMWDAKNMMCAADPRHGRYLTASTVFRGKLSTKEVDEQMMNIQNKNSSYFVEWIPNNVKSSVCDIATLTLIIFL from the coding sequence ATGAGTGGTGTTACATGCTGTCTTTGTTTCCCTGGTCAACTCAACTCCGACCATAGGAAGCTCGCTGTGAACCTGATCCCTTTCCCAAGGCTCCACTTCTTCATGGTGGGTTTTGTTCTGTTGACATCGAGAGGATCACAGCAATACAGTGCCTTCAGTGTCCCTGAGCTGACCCAGCAGATGTGGGATGCGAAGAACATGATGTGCGCTGCTGACCCTCGTCACGGACGATACTTAACTGCATCCACTGTGTTCCGTGGAAAGCTGAGCACTAAGGAGGTTGATGAGCAGATGATGAACATCCAGAACAAGAACTCATCCTACTTTGTGGAATGGATCCCGAACAACGTCAAGTCCAGCGTCTGTGACATTGCAACATTaactcttataatatttttataa